A DNA window from Ctenopharyngodon idella isolate HZGC_01 chromosome 10, HZGC01, whole genome shotgun sequence contains the following coding sequences:
- the LOC127521477 gene encoding saoe class I histocompatibility antigen, A alpha chain-like isoform X1, with protein sequence MKLIIFLICAHLVYSEFHTMITYTEISGKTTAGTPEFSAVTTLDDQQIDYYDGNTMELIPRKDWMKEFALKSKELWKDYSDIRQKLQQIYKLNITVLMQLNQSHGLRSYQRVYGCDWDNETKDSHGFDRHNYDGQDFISLDLKKFTYITPVKQAEPIVQKWNNDRTELELLKQYFGRGCFYWLNKFLRLSKATIEKADPPKVSLLQKNPDSPVECHVTGFLFRNTIISWKKNGQAMSDKLDTGETQPNVDGTFQKNLTLYVLPDEWKEEQYACVVEHKSLTEPIQKILTEDEIKRNEPGSDASYIMYLVPVIFISVIVVLIVLCACWNAKNIAKASYKMVNKCVQNLNPSIQNMH encoded by the exons ATGAAGTTGATCATTTTCTTAATCTGTGCACATTTGGTTTACTCAG AGTTTCACACCATGATCACATACACTGAAATAAGTGGAAAGACGACTGCAGGAACTCCAGAGTTTTCTGCTGTAACTACACTGGATGATCAACAGATCGATTATTATGACGGTAACACAATGGAGCTGATTCCCAGAAAGGACTGGATGAAGGAGTTTGCATTGAAATCTAAAGAACTATGGAAGGACTACAGTGATATAAGACAAAAATTACAGCAGATCTATAAACTCAACATTACTGTTCTAATGCAATTAAATCAGTCACATG gtCTTCGTTCATATCAGAGGGTGTATGGATGTGATTGGGATAATGAGACTAAAGACTCACATGGGTTTGATCGGCACAATTATGATGGACAGGATTTCATCTCACTGGATCTGAAGAAGTTCACATACATCACACCTGTAAAGCAGGCAGAGCCCATAGTGCAGAAGTGGAATAATGACAGAACAGAGCTTGAATTACTGAAACAATACTTTGGGCGAGGCTGCTTTTACTGGCTGAACAAGTTCTTACGTTTGTCCAAAGCTACTATTGAGAAAGCAG ATCCTCCTAAAGTGTCTCTGCTGCAGAAGAACCCAGACTCTCCTGTGGAGTGTCATGTCACAGGTTTTCTCTTCAGAAACACAATCATCTCATGGAAGAAGAATGGACAAGCTATGAGCGATAAATTGGATACTGGAGAGACACAACCAAATGTGGACGGGACCTTCCAGAAGAATCTTACCCTCTATGTCCTTCCAGACGAATGGAAGGAGGAACAGTACGCTTGTGTGGTGGAGCACAAGAGTTTGACTGAGCCAATCCAGAAGATTCTGACCGAGGATGAGATCAAGAGGAACG AACCTGGATCAGATGCTTCATATATCATGTATCTGGTTCCTGTCATTTTTATCTCAGTTATTGTTGTACTGATTGTACTGTGTGCATGCTGGAACGCTAAAAATATAGCCAAAGCTT CCTACAAGATGGTGAACAAATGTGTGCAGAACCTCAATCCTAGCATACAGAACATGCACTGA